One part of the Botrytis cinerea B05.10 chromosome 8, complete sequence genome encodes these proteins:
- the Bcaro80 gene encoding Bcaro80, giving the protein MSAPTTNFTQQEKQSEPDTNGTPSTGQQQSKLQHGGNHKRIYQACIPCRRRKVRCDLGSVDNPSDPPCVRCRRESKECFFSATRRKRKADGSRENSVEDEYADDYVTRNGRKMVSGSPPAAFRQNSMGAPPSARSTSNAFADSARMDPGPPLTPGGSIGRTQPLRRPQSESRQQEERDQNVENPEAQEVMRQEVYGPHDALDLLYKAATDSPGHKRARLDSNSQESPRIGHRAQSASQSYQGPATQHTSFPISHMRHTTTHTESTIDPTLSTGDTIPLEKDHDLGYQDAIKAWSRFRFVRAGWFTAAEAIQYITYYYEFLSPLTPISPPTFKEPYTHPMLLVEEPILTVTLLTISSRYMEMSGAGGHSRSYAIHEQLWTYLRGMIERCLWGQEAFGGGFCGSGAEASLTSSTAPWRGLRKGSLRTLGTIESLMILTEWHPRALHFPPAEATDELMLPVPGKEDTFTTDEEGKHHLPGGVGGRRIEGWLEPAWRSDRMCWMLLSTAMGLGYELGVFDDIDESLADGGEMTRPEYNEESYRIRAARIKRLVLIYVTQLAGRLGWTNMVPEHLRKTDPAFAPRKRRLSIDELDDQIIHCWAGISNAMRMGNEKIFRSRQYTTKIIQDGSYTDLLKDFQPMLSSWKREFDRFGLPLYIRHILTIEYEYVRIYINSLSLQAVVERCTSNATNRTNTSNDLGLPSGSAMSPETQNYFGKLPLARLGGFGATDQGYVREVVEGCRNLLRTVVEGLLPNDYLKHAPVRTYFRIISGAMFLLKTFALGASKHDVEISISLMDSAVNALRTCVVDDVHLGIRFAELLETLTKRLRSRFISAPEAPPLSGEPGSRSRTPAPPHDADPNKLRRDPTDPVRDWNDGMPNYHANGPDLNLSATPYDLNQGDFYAGSHYPAAHSGPNFNSDSINSIFGISGSSNDWGNNNSSDEMWYLPPGSAFYQDLNSQVNITQTADGVNVGGMDLLDYMALDNAFPSDGQVLH; this is encoded by the exons ATGTCGGCGCCGACGACCAATTTTACACAGCAGGAGAAACAGAGTGAGCCGGATACTAATGGCACACCTTCTACTGGTCAGCAGCAATCCAAGCTGCAGCATG GAGGAAATCATAAACGAATTTACCAAGCTTGCATTCCATG CCGTCGTCGCAAAGTGAGATGTGATTTGGGAAGTGTCGATAATCCGAGTGATCCACCATGCGTACGATGCCGACGCGAAAGCAAAGAATGTTTCTTTTCAGCcacgagaagaaagaggaaggcgGATGGCAGTAGAGAAAATAGTGTGGAAGATGAATATGCCGATGACTATGTGACGCGCAATGGTCGAAAAATGGTTTCTGGCTCTCCCCCCGCAGCCTTCAGACAAAACTCTATGGGAGCTCCCCCTTCTGCTCGATCGACAAGCAACGCCTTTGCTGATAGTGCGCGCATGGATCCTGGACCTCCCCTCACACCAGGTGGCTCTATTGGAAGAACCCAGCCTCTGCGAAGACCTCAATCAGAATCGCGACagcaagaagaaagagatcaGAACGTAGAGAATCCAGAAGCGCAAGAAGTTATGAGACAGGAGGTTTATGGCCCCCATGATGCTTTGGATCTTCTGTACAAGGCTGCTACTGATAG TCCAGGTCACAAAAGAGCACGACTAGATAGTAATAGCCAAGAATCTCCAAGAATTGGACACAGAGCACAATCTGCTTCTCAGAGCTATCAAGGCCCTGCAACTCAACATACCTCATTTCCTATAAGCCATATGCGACACACAACCACACATACGGAATCTACCATCGATCCTACGTTGTCAACTGGCGATACCATTCCATTAGAAAAAGATCATGATCTGGGATACCAGGATGCAATCAAAGCTTGGTCAAGATTTAGATTTGTTCGCGCGGGATGGTTCACCGCAGCGGAAgctattcaatatatcacaTA CTATTACGAATTCTTGTCCCCATTAACACCCATCTCTCCCCCTACTTTTAAAGAACCCTACACTCATCCTATGCTTCTAGTTGAAGAACCAATTCTCACAGTGACATTATTGACAATTTCAAGTCGGTACATGGAAATGTCTGGAGCTGGAGGACATTCCAGATCGTACGCGATTCATGAACAGCTTTGGACTTATTTGAGAGGCATGATCGAGAGATGTCTCTGGGGCCAAGAAGCATTCGGTGGTGGATTTTGTGGTTCGGGCGCGGAGGCTTCTCTCACATCGAGCACTGCACCATGGAGAGGACTTCGGAAAGGCAGTCTTCGTACTCTCGGTACAATTGAAAGTCTAATGATCTTGACGGAGTGGCACCCTCGTGCTCTTCACTTTCCTCCTGCAGAAGCAACTGATGAACTCATGTTACCAGTTCCTGGCAAGGAAGACACTTTTACCACTGATGAAGAAGGCAAACATCATCTACCTGGCGGTGTTGGTGGACGGAGAATTGAAGGTTGGTTGGAACCTGCTTGGAGAAGTGATCGAATGTGCTGGATGTTGTTGAGTACCGCTATGGGCCTCGGCTACGAACTAGGCgtttttgatgatattgatgagtCTTTGGCTGACGGTGGGGAGATGACACGTCCGGAATATAACGAAGAGTCATATCGAATAAGGGCCGCGAGAATTAAACGACTGGTGTTAATCTATGTCACGCAATTAGCTGGACGTTTAGGTTGGACCAATATGGTCCCTGAACACCTGCGAAAAACCGATCCTGCATTTGCTCCACGAAAACGTAGGTTATCGATTGACG AATTGGATGATCAGATTATTCATTGCTGGGCCGGAATTAGCAATGCCATGCGCATGGGCAATGAAAAGATCTTTAGATCTAGACAATATACGACCAAAATCATCCAAGACGGTAGCTACACAGATCTCTTGAAGGATTTCCAACCAATGTTAAGTTCATGGAAACGAGAATTCGACAGATTTGGATTGCCTCTGTACATTCGACATATTCTGACTATAGAGTACGAGTATGTCAGAATATACAtaaattctctctctctgcaGGCTGTTGTTGAAAGATGCACAAGCAATGCAACCAATCGAACAAACACCTCCAATGATTTGGGTTTACCGTCAGGGAGTGCCATGTCCCCAGAAACACAGAATTACTTCGGAAAGCTACCATTAGCAAGGCTCGGTGGTTTTGGAGCAACTGATCAGGGATATGTAAGGGAAGTTGTCGAGGGATGTCGCAACCTATTACGAACCGTCGTAGAGGGACTTCTACCAAACGATTACCTGAAGCATGCTCCTGTTCGAACATATTTCCGGATTATAAGTGGGGCCATGTTTTTGTTGAAAACTTTCGCATTAGGGGCATCTAAACACGATGTTGAAATCAGCATTAGCCTCATGGATTCTGCGGTCAATGCACTTCGTACTTGTGTAGTCGATGATGTCCATCTCGGCATTCGCTTTGCAGAATTGTTGGAAACATTGACCAAGCGTTTGCGTAGTCGCTTCATCAGCGCCCCCGAAGCACCTCCCCTCTCAGGGGAACCTGGAAGTAGAAGTCGTACTCCGGCACCACCTCACGACGCAGATCCGAATAAACTGAGACGTGACCCGACTGATCCGGTTCGAGATTGGAACGATGGCATGCCCAATTACCATGCGAATGGTCCAG ACCTCAATCTCTCCGCCACACCCTATGATCTCAATCAAGGAGATTTCTACGCCGGCAGCCATTACCCTGCAGCGCACAGCGGTCCAAACTTCAACAGTGACTCCATCAATTCCATTTTCGGCATATCAGGCTCTAGCAATGATTGGGGTAACAACAATAGTAGCGATGAAATGTGGTATTTACCACCCGGATCTGCCTTCTATCAAGATCTCAATAGTCAGGTAAATATCACGCAGACGGCGGATGGTGTTAATGTGGGCGGTATGGATTTGCTCGATTACATGGCGCTGGACAATGCGTTCCCGAGTGATGGACAGGTTTTGCATTAG
- the Bcncs2 gene encoding Bcncs2 — protein MANPEAVLPSAEQSNVLCKRCAESNATLQIRSESVCQKCFSQYVKTKAVKRMETYKGKRSSKVPQKLLLPLSFGPSSSCLLHILDGHLQTQQERMNRVSYELSVVHIDLYLDDADREASAALLQKYKDQYPRHSYSSYGLQEALQLEGIDWASLGISDVPTQSTEASSLDLQNIVSTMSSATSRADIVSTLLNRLLVDVAKRNECESILFGDTTTRLAEKTLTETAKGRGFSLPWQVSDGPSPYGLGFNYPLRDILKKEIMTFSSSTTPLPELVVYREPPSHISASSKSTTIDDLMAQYFESVEENFPSIVANVVRTSSKLKPSTDHVSKGCGICGLPVAEGTDGIYGWGGDQNPDSRPSREDISSNTVLCYGCSRSING, from the exons ATGGCAAATCCTGAGGCAGTGCTTCCTTCTGCGGAACAATCAAATGTGCTCTGCAAGAGATGTGCGGAATCTAATGCCACACTCCAAATTCGATCAGAATCAGTTTGCCA AAAATGCTTCTCACAGTATGTTAAAACAAAGGCAGTAAAGCGCATGGAGACGTATAAAGGCAAACGATCTTCGAAAGTTCCACAAAAATTGTTATTACCACTTTCCTTTGGACCTTCGTCGTCATGCCTGCTCCATATATTAGATGGCCACCTTCAAACCCAACAAGAGCGGATGAATCGAGTTTCATATGAACTATCCGTTGTACATATCGATCTCTATCTGGATGATGCGGACAGAGAAGCCTCTGCTGCTTTATTGCAAAAATATAAGGACCAATACCCCAGACATTCATACTCAAGTTATGGACTCCAGGAAGCATTACAACTGGAAGGCATTGATTGGGCATCTTTGGGAATATCCGACGTTCCTACTCAGAGTACCGAAGCCTCAAGTTTGGATCTGCAAAACATTGTCTCTACAATGTCATCTGCAACCTCCAGGGCCGATATTGTATCTACGCTATTAAATAGACTCCTAGTGGACGTCGccaaaagaaatgaatgcgAGAGCATCTTATTCGGTGATACTACTACACGACTAGCAGAAAAGACGCTCACTGAAACAGCTAAGGGGCGTGGATTTTCTTTGCCATGGCAAGTCTCCGATGGGCCATCACCATACGGGTTAGGCTTTAATTATCCCTTACGAGATATCcttaaaaaagaaatcatgaCATTTTCCTCTTCGACGACACCTCTCCCGGAGCTAGTCGTATACCGGGAGCCACCCTCCCATATATCTGCTTCCTCTAAATCGACCACGATTGATGATTTAATGGCACAATATTTCGAATCTGTCGAGGAAAATTTTCCTAGTATAGTTGCCAATGTTGTTAGGACATCGAGCAAATTAAAACCTTCTACTGACCATGTATCGAAGGGCTGTGGAATTTGCGGGCTTCCTGTCGCAGAGGGTACTGATGGTATTTATGGTTGGGGTGGAGATCAAAATCCAGATTCAAGGCCATCAAGGGAAGATATCAGTTCAAACACTGTTCTATGCTATGGATGTTCAAGATCTATCAACGGATGA
- the Bcaro80 gene encoding Bcaro80 has protein sequence MSAPTTNFTQQEKQSEPDTNGTPSTGQQQSKLQHGGNHKRIYQACIPCRRRKVRCDLGSVDNPSDPPCVRCRRESKECFFSATRRKRKADGSRENSVEDEYADDYVTRNGRKMVSGSPPAAFRQNSMGAPPSARSTSNAFADSARMDPGPPLTPGGSIGRTQPLRRPQSESRQQEERDQNVENPEAQEVMRQEVYGPHDALDLLYKAATDSPGHKRARLDSNSQESPRIGHRAQSASQSYQGPATQHTSFPISHMRHTTTHTESTIDPTLSTGDTIPLEKDHDLGYQDAIKAWSRFRFVRAGWFTAAEAIQYITYYYEFLSPLTPISPPTFKEPYTHPMLLVEEPILTVTLLTISSRYMEMSGAGGHSRSYAIHEQLWTYLRGMIERCLWGQEAFGGGFCGSGAEASLTSSTAPWRGLRKGSLRTLGTIESLMILTEWHPRALHFPPAEATDELMLPVPGKEDTFTTDEEGKHHLPGGVGGRRIEGWLEPAWRSDRMCWMLLSTAMGLGYELGVFDDIDESLADGGEMTRPEYNEESYRIRAARIKRLVLIYVTQLAGRLGWTNMVPEHLRKTDPAFAPRKRRLSIDGKTPETNTTSVTNFNYIPDLELDDQIIHCWAGISNAMRMGNEKIFRSRQYTTKIIQDGSYTDLLKDFQPMLSSWKREFDRFGLPLYIRHILTIEYEYVRIYINSLSLQAVVERCTSNATNRTNTSNDLGLPSGSAMSPETQNYFGKLPLARLGGFGATDQGYVREVVEGCRNLLRTVVEGLLPNDYLKHAPVRTYFRIISGAMFLLKTFALGASKHDVEISISLMDSAVNALRTCVVDDVHLGIRFAELLETLTKRLRSRFISAPEAPPLSGEPGSRSRTPAPPHDADPNKLRRDPTDPVRDWNDGMPNYHANGPDLNLSATPYDLNQGDFYAGSHYPAAHSGPNFNSDSINSIFGISGSSNDWGNNNSSDEMWYLPPGSAFYQDLNSQVNITQTADGVNVGGMDLLDYMALDNAFPSDGQVLH, from the exons ATGTCGGCGCCGACGACCAATTTTACACAGCAGGAGAAACAGAGTGAGCCGGATACTAATGGCACACCTTCTACTGGTCAGCAGCAATCCAAGCTGCAGCATG GAGGAAATCATAAACGAATTTACCAAGCTTGCATTCCATG CCGTCGTCGCAAAGTGAGATGTGATTTGGGAAGTGTCGATAATCCGAGTGATCCACCATGCGTACGATGCCGACGCGAAAGCAAAGAATGTTTCTTTTCAGCcacgagaagaaagaggaaggcgGATGGCAGTAGAGAAAATAGTGTGGAAGATGAATATGCCGATGACTATGTGACGCGCAATGGTCGAAAAATGGTTTCTGGCTCTCCCCCCGCAGCCTTCAGACAAAACTCTATGGGAGCTCCCCCTTCTGCTCGATCGACAAGCAACGCCTTTGCTGATAGTGCGCGCATGGATCCTGGACCTCCCCTCACACCAGGTGGCTCTATTGGAAGAACCCAGCCTCTGCGAAGACCTCAATCAGAATCGCGACagcaagaagaaagagatcaGAACGTAGAGAATCCAGAAGCGCAAGAAGTTATGAGACAGGAGGTTTATGGCCCCCATGATGCTTTGGATCTTCTGTACAAGGCTGCTACTGATAG TCCAGGTCACAAAAGAGCACGACTAGATAGTAATAGCCAAGAATCTCCAAGAATTGGACACAGAGCACAATCTGCTTCTCAGAGCTATCAAGGCCCTGCAACTCAACATACCTCATTTCCTATAAGCCATATGCGACACACAACCACACATACGGAATCTACCATCGATCCTACGTTGTCAACTGGCGATACCATTCCATTAGAAAAAGATCATGATCTGGGATACCAGGATGCAATCAAAGCTTGGTCAAGATTTAGATTTGTTCGCGCGGGATGGTTCACCGCAGCGGAAgctattcaatatatcacaTA CTATTACGAATTCTTGTCCCCATTAACACCCATCTCTCCCCCTACTTTTAAAGAACCCTACACTCATCCTATGCTTCTAGTTGAAGAACCAATTCTCACAGTGACATTATTGACAATTTCAAGTCGGTACATGGAAATGTCTGGAGCTGGAGGACATTCCAGATCGTACGCGATTCATGAACAGCTTTGGACTTATTTGAGAGGCATGATCGAGAGATGTCTCTGGGGCCAAGAAGCATTCGGTGGTGGATTTTGTGGTTCGGGCGCGGAGGCTTCTCTCACATCGAGCACTGCACCATGGAGAGGACTTCGGAAAGGCAGTCTTCGTACTCTCGGTACAATTGAAAGTCTAATGATCTTGACGGAGTGGCACCCTCGTGCTCTTCACTTTCCTCCTGCAGAAGCAACTGATGAACTCATGTTACCAGTTCCTGGCAAGGAAGACACTTTTACCACTGATGAAGAAGGCAAACATCATCTACCTGGCGGTGTTGGTGGACGGAGAATTGAAGGTTGGTTGGAACCTGCTTGGAGAAGTGATCGAATGTGCTGGATGTTGTTGAGTACCGCTATGGGCCTCGGCTACGAACTAGGCgtttttgatgatattgatgagtCTTTGGCTGACGGTGGGGAGATGACACGTCCGGAATATAACGAAGAGTCATATCGAATAAGGGCCGCGAGAATTAAACGACTGGTGTTAATCTATGTCACGCAATTAGCTGGACGTTTAGGTTGGACCAATATGGTCCCTGAACACCTGCGAAAAACCGATCCTGCATTTGCTCCACGAAAACGTAGGTTATCGATTGACGGTAAAACCCCCGAAACCAATACAACCAGTGTTACAAATTTTAATTACATTCCCGATTTAGAATTGGATGATCAGATTATTCATTGCTGGGCCGGAATTAGCAATGCCATGCGCATGGGCAATGAAAAGATCTTTAGATCTAGACAATATACGACCAAAATCATCCAAGACGGTAGCTACACAGATCTCTTGAAGGATTTCCAACCAATGTTAAGTTCATGGAAACGAGAATTCGACAGATTTGGATTGCCTCTGTACATTCGACATATTCTGACTATAGAGTACGAGTATGTCAGAATATACAtaaattctctctctctgcaGGCTGTTGTTGAAAGATGCACAAGCAATGCAACCAATCGAACAAACACCTCCAATGATTTGGGTTTACCGTCAGGGAGTGCCATGTCCCCAGAAACACAGAATTACTTCGGAAAGCTACCATTAGCAAGGCTCGGTGGTTTTGGAGCAACTGATCAGGGATATGTAAGGGAAGTTGTCGAGGGATGTCGCAACCTATTACGAACCGTCGTAGAGGGACTTCTACCAAACGATTACCTGAAGCATGCTCCTGTTCGAACATATTTCCGGATTATAAGTGGGGCCATGTTTTTGTTGAAAACTTTCGCATTAGGGGCATCTAAACACGATGTTGAAATCAGCATTAGCCTCATGGATTCTGCGGTCAATGCACTTCGTACTTGTGTAGTCGATGATGTCCATCTCGGCATTCGCTTTGCAGAATTGTTGGAAACATTGACCAAGCGTTTGCGTAGTCGCTTCATCAGCGCCCCCGAAGCACCTCCCCTCTCAGGGGAACCTGGAAGTAGAAGTCGTACTCCGGCACCACCTCACGACGCAGATCCGAATAAACTGAGACGTGACCCGACTGATCCGGTTCGAGATTGGAACGATGGCATGCCCAATTACCATGCGAATGGTCCAG ACCTCAATCTCTCCGCCACACCCTATGATCTCAATCAAGGAGATTTCTACGCCGGCAGCCATTACCCTGCAGCGCACAGCGGTCCAAACTTCAACAGTGACTCCATCAATTCCATTTTCGGCATATCAGGCTCTAGCAATGATTGGGGTAACAACAATAGTAGCGATGAAATGTGGTATTTACCACCCGGATCTGCCTTCTATCAAGATCTCAATAGTCAGGTAAATATCACGCAGACGGCGGATGGTGTTAATGTGGGCGGTATGGATTTGCTCGATTACATGGCGCTGGACAATGCGTTCCCGAGTGATGGACAGGTTTTGCATTAG
- the Bcswd2 gene encoding Bcswd2 produces the protein MSSTPMAIDSPLGANGTSMLKANGVSSVPQTGKLTEMISLYHPVKLFKHPPTPADKGQTPPSYNFIQSINFNDNGSQLITSETDNTMQIYDVLEGRHSKMNISAKYGCNHAMFGHAEHCIIHSSTKKDHKIRYLSAHDNSYIRYFEGHEQNVTCLSLHPGQDNFISCSEDNTLRIWDAASNNPSGILNLTGVHLVAWDPSGNVFAAASPLAQTILLYDFRNFDKEPFATFDILPYCQEFSPQAIGRGWNKLAFSNDGKHLLLGTTGNGHFLLDAFDGHLKAFLRRNRGGARRLGAGDHNPDNLDPSSSEYLHTTAGDCCFTPDGRYVISGSRGKNVLVWDTLAATTNRVLSPLHELDYPGETAIVAFNPKYNHFATADQEVLFWVPNTDML, from the exons aTGTCGTCAACCCCTATGGCGATAGACTCTCCATTAGGTGCGAATGGTACTTCCATGTTGAAAGCAAACGGAGTCTCATCAGTCCCACAGACTGGCAAACTGACTGAGATGATCTCATTATACCATCCAGTCAAG cttttcaaaCATCCTCCGACACCTGCAGACAAAGGGCAAACTCCTCCGAGTTACAACTTTATTCAGTCTATCAATTTCAATGACAATGGCAGTCAGCTTATCACGTCAGAAACTGATAACACTATGCAAATATATGATGTTCTCGAAGGAAGACattcaaaaatgaatattagtGCCAAGTATGGTTGTAACCATGCAATGTTTGGCCATGCTGAACATTGTATAATCCATTCTAGTACCAAAAAAGACC ACAAGATACGTTATCTATCTGCTCATGACAATTCTTATATTCGTTACTTTGAAGGTCATGAACAAAATGTCACATGTCTATCCCTTCATCCCGGCCAagataattttatttcatgCTCTGAAGACAACACTCTTAGGATCTGGGACGCAGCTTCCAACAATCCTTCTGGTATTCTGAATCTTACTGGTGTTCATCTCGTTGCGTGGGACCCTTCCGGAAACGTCTTTGCAGCTGCTTCCCCACTAGCTCAAACAATTTTACTCTACGACTTCCGCAATTTTGACAAGGAACCGTTTGctacttttgatatattaccATATTGCCAAGAATTTTCCCCTCAAGCAATTGGAAGAGGGTGGAACAAATTGGCGTTTTCGAATGATGGGAAGCACTTGTTACTCGGCACGACTGGCAATGGGCATTTCTTACTAGATGCATTTGATGGGCATCTGAAGGCATTCTTGAGGAGGAATAGAGGTGGCGCCAGAAGACTAGGAGCTGGCGATCACAACCCAGATAATTTGGATCCTTCATCAAGTGAATACCTCCACACCACTGCCGGAGATTGCTGTTTTACTCCTGATGGAAGATATGTAATTAGTGGATCTCGAGGAAAGAATGTCTTGGTATGGGACACCCTTGCGGCTACAACAAATCGGGTCCTCAGTCCTTTGCATGAATTGGATTACCCAGGCGAAACGGCAATTGTTGCTTTTAACCCCAAGTACAACCATTTTGCTACAGCAGATCAAGAAGTTCTGTTTTGGGTTCCGAATACAGATATGCTCTGA